The stretch of DNA CCGCGAGGTCGTGACGGTTCTCCGCCACGCCGGACCGCCGGACAGCCGGTCCGAAGATGAACATCGGCGCGCGGCACCGTAGGCTGCCACTCGTGCTGAGATGGCGTGGTCTCGACGAGGTTCCTGCCGACTGGGGTCGTTGTGTTCTCACGATCGGCGTATTCGATGGCGTGCACCGAGGTCACGCCCAATTGATCAGTCGAGCGGTGGCGGCTGCCCGCACGCGTGGAATACCCAGCGTGCTCATGACTTTCGATCCTCATCCGATGGAAGTGGTTCGTCCGGGCAGTCATCCTGCCCAGCTCACGACGCTCGCCCGCAGGGCGGAGCTCGCGGAGGAGCTGGGCATCGACGTGTTCTGCGTCATGCCGTTCACCGCCGAGTTCATGAAGCTGACGCCGGAGCGCTACGCCCACGAGATCCTCGTGGAGCGCCTGCATGTGGCGGACGTCGTCGTCGGTGAGAACTTCACGTTCGGCAAGAAGGCCGCGGGCAACGTAGACCTGCTGCGGCAGATCGGCGACCGGTTCGGGTTTGCGGTCGACGGTGTGACGTTGCTCGCGGAGCACGCGGTCACGTTCTCGTCCACCTACATCCGTTCGTGCGTGGACGCCGGCGACATGGCCGCCGCGACGGAGGCCCTCGGCCGCCCGCACCGCGTCGAGGGTGTCGTCGTCCACGGGGACGGTCGTGGCCGCCAGCTCGGCTACCCGACCGCGAATGTCGCGCCGCCGATGTACGCCGCGATTCCCGCGGACGGCGTGTACGCCGCCTGGTTCACCGTGCTCGGGCACGGAGTCGACCTGGGCACCGTCACTTCCGGCGAGCGGTACATGGCTGCCGTGTCGGTGGGCACCAATCCGACGTTCTCCGGGCGGACGCGCACGGTGGAGGCCTTCGTCCTCGACCGGGAAGCCGACCTGTACGGCCAGCACGTGGCCGTGGACCTCGTCGAGCGCCTCCGTGGGATGGAGAAGTTCGACTCCGTCGACGACCTGATCGTCGCGATGGGGAAGGACGCCGAACGTGCGCGCGCGATCCTGGCGGCGTCGGAGGACGTGCGGTAAAGCTGTCCCATTTCAGCTGGTAAAGTAGTCCGCTGGCGTGCGCTGCGGTTCGCGGCGGCCGCGCCGAGTTTCGATCCTTGCACGCGAACGTCATCACCAGGAGTGAACCAGTGGCATTGACCACCGAAGAGAAGAAGCAGGTTCTGAGCGAGTACGGCCTGCACGAGACCGACACCGGTTCGCCGGAGGCGCAGGTGGCCATGCTCACCAAGCGCATCGTCGATCTCACTGAACACCTCAAGATGCACAAGCACGACCACCACTCCCGCCGCGGCCTCCTGCTGCTGGTCGGACGCCGTCGTCGTCTGCTCAAGTACGTCCAGAAGGTCGACATCGCGCGTTACCGCTCGCTGATCGAGCGTCTCGGCCTGCGTCGCTGAGTTTCGCAACACGGCGATCATTTCGATCGCAAATCACTCCGGTAGCCGGCGGGGCCTTGCTTAGACTGGGCCTCGCTGGCTATCGGTGTTAGCTGCCGAGGGCAGCACTACCGTATGCACCCGAGAATGTGGTGTCGGTCTTCGGTAGTGGTCTTCCGGACACGGTCCGGCGGACTTCGATCGACGGCCGCCTCCGCACAGTGACATCCCGAGAACTCGAGAGGGGGATGTCCCTCAGGTGCGCAGTTCTCGCCAGGAGGGTGAGAACGCCCCCGCGGGTACGGCGAAGACGAGAGGGAAGTGAAAAGAAGAGATGACAGAGAATTCCGCAGTAGAGGTCGATGAGGGCGTGTTCGAATCCACCGCCGTGATCGACAACGGGTCCTTCGGAACCCGCACCATTCGTTTCGAGACCGGTCGCCTCGCGCAGCAGGCCGCCGGTGCCGTCGTCGCCTACCTGGACGACGAGACGATGCTGCTGTCCGCAACGAGCGCCAGCAAGCACCCCAAGGAGCACTTCGACTTCTTCCCGCTGACGGTGGACGTCGAGGAGCGCATGTACGCCGCGGGCCGCATCCCCGGGTCGTTCTTCCGTCGTGAGGGCCGCCCGTCCACGGACGCGATCCTGACCTGCCGCCTGATCGACCGGCCGCTGCGTCCGTCGTTCGTCGACGGTCTCCGCAACGAGATCCAGGTCGTGGTCACGGTAATGAGCCTGAACCCGCAGGATCTGTACGACGTGGTCGCGATCAACGCCGCATCCGCCTCCACCCAGATCGCCGGACTGCCGTTCTCCGGCCCCGTCGGTGGCGTGCGTGTCGCGCTCATCACGTCGGACGAGAACAAGGCCGGCCAGTGGGTCGCATTCCCCACCGTCGAGCAGCTCGAGAACGCCGTCTTCGACATGGTCGTCGCCGGCCGCATCGTCTCCGGCAGCGGTGACGACGCCGACGTCGCGATCATGATGGTCGAGGCCGAGGCCACCGACAACGTGATCTCCCTGATCGACGGCGGCGCACAGGCTCCCACCGAGACGATCGTGGCCGAGGGCCTCGAAGCCGCCAAGCCGTTCATCGCTCGCCTGTGCACCGCGCAGCAGCAGCTCGCGGTCAAGGCGGCCAAGCCCACCGGTGACTTCCCGGTCTTCCCGGCGTACCAAGACGACGTGTTCGCCGCCGTCGAGGCCGCCGCAGCGGAGAAGCTCAGCGCGGCACTGACCATCGCCGGCAAGCAGGAGCGCGACGACAAGACCGACGAGGTCAAGGTCGAGGTCCTCGAGCAGGTCGCCCCGAACTTCGAGGGACGCGAGAAGGAACTCGGAGCGGCGTTCCGCTCGCTGACGAAGAAGCTGGTCCGTCAGCGCATCCTGCGCGACCAGTTCCGCATCGATGGCCGCGGCATCACGGACATCCGTTCGCTGTCGGCCGAGGTCGCCATCGTTCCGCGTGCGCACGGCTCCGCTCTGTTCGAGCGCGGCGAGACCCAGATCCTGGGTGTCACCACCCTCGACATGGTGAAGATGGCGCAGCAGGTCGATTCGCTCGGACCCGAGACGACCAAGCGGTACATGCACCACTACAACTTCCCGCCGTACTCCACCGGTGAGACGGGACGCGTCGGTTCGCCGAAGCGCCGCGAGATCGGTCACGGCGCGCTGGCGGAGCGGGCTCTCATGCCCGTGCTGCCCAGCGTCGAGGAGTTCCCGTACGCCATCCGTCAGGTCTCGGAGGCACTCAGCTCCAACGGCTCCACCTCGATGGGTTCCGTGTGCGCGTCGACCCTCGCACTGCTGAACGCCGGTGTGCCGCTGAAGGCTCCGGTCGCCGGTATCGCCATGGGCCTCGTCTCCGACCAGGTCGACGGTGAGACCCGGTACGTCGCGCTGACCGACATCCTCGGTGCCGAGGACGCGTTCGGCGACATGGACTTCAAGGTCGCGGGCACGAAGGACTTCGTCACGGCTCTGCAGCTCGACACGAAGCTCGACGGCATCCCGTCCAAGGTCCTCGCCGGTGCGCTGTCGCAGGCCAAGGATGCACGGGCGACGATCCTCGAGGTCATGGCCGAGGCCATCGACACCCCCGACGAGATGAGCCCGTTCGCCCCGCGCGTCACGGCCATCAAGGTCCCCGTCGACAAGATCGGTGAGGTCATCGGCCCCAAGGGCAAGATGATCAACTCCATCACCGAGCAGACCGGCGCCAACATCTCCATCGAAGATGACGGCACCGTGTTCGTCGGTGCGACGGACGGCCCGTCC from Rhodococcus opacus B4 encodes:
- a CDS encoding bifunctional riboflavin kinase/FAD synthetase, translated to MLRWRGLDEVPADWGRCVLTIGVFDGVHRGHAQLISRAVAAARTRGIPSVLMTFDPHPMEVVRPGSHPAQLTTLARRAELAEELGIDVFCVMPFTAEFMKLTPERYAHEILVERLHVADVVVGENFTFGKKAAGNVDLLRQIGDRFGFAVDGVTLLAEHAVTFSSTYIRSCVDAGDMAAATEALGRPHRVEGVVVHGDGRGRQLGYPTANVAPPMYAAIPADGVYAAWFTVLGHGVDLGTVTSGERYMAAVSVGTNPTFSGRTRTVEAFVLDREADLYGQHVAVDLVERLRGMEKFDSVDDLIVAMGKDAERARAILAASEDVR
- a CDS encoding polyribonucleotide nucleotidyltransferase, translated to MTENSAVEVDEGVFESTAVIDNGSFGTRTIRFETGRLAQQAAGAVVAYLDDETMLLSATSASKHPKEHFDFFPLTVDVEERMYAAGRIPGSFFRREGRPSTDAILTCRLIDRPLRPSFVDGLRNEIQVVVTVMSLNPQDLYDVVAINAASASTQIAGLPFSGPVGGVRVALITSDENKAGQWVAFPTVEQLENAVFDMVVAGRIVSGSGDDADVAIMMVEAEATDNVISLIDGGAQAPTETIVAEGLEAAKPFIARLCTAQQQLAVKAAKPTGDFPVFPAYQDDVFAAVEAAAAEKLSAALTIAGKQERDDKTDEVKVEVLEQVAPNFEGREKELGAAFRSLTKKLVRQRILRDQFRIDGRGITDIRSLSAEVAIVPRAHGSALFERGETQILGVTTLDMVKMAQQVDSLGPETTKRYMHHYNFPPYSTGETGRVGSPKRREIGHGALAERALMPVLPSVEEFPYAIRQVSEALSSNGSTSMGSVCASTLALLNAGVPLKAPVAGIAMGLVSDQVDGETRYVALTDILGAEDAFGDMDFKVAGTKDFVTALQLDTKLDGIPSKVLAGALSQAKDARATILEVMAEAIDTPDEMSPFAPRVTAIKVPVDKIGEVIGPKGKMINSITEQTGANISIEDDGTVFVGATDGPSAQAAIDMINAIANPQLPKVGERFLGTVVKTTAFGAFVSLLPGRDGLVHISKLGSGKRIAKVEDVVSVGSKLRVEIADIDNRGKISLIPVEEDGAAAPAEQSEEAAAEK
- the rpsO gene encoding 30S ribosomal protein S15, yielding MALTTEEKKQVLSEYGLHETDTGSPEAQVAMLTKRIVDLTEHLKMHKHDHHSRRGLLLLVGRRRRLLKYVQKVDIARYRSLIERLGLRR